The Alkalihalobacillus sp. LMS6 genomic interval CATAAAAAAATATGTCTTGCCGCTAAGCCTGACGGGCATGGTGGTGTCAGGCTATCATTACCTCATCCAAAAAGCGCCTAGTTTAGCACCACTAACCCCATGTACAGAGGGCGTACCGTGTAATATCCAGTACATAAACTGGTTTGGCTTTATAACCATCCCATTTTTAGCGTTACTCGCATTTAGTCTAATAACCATTCTGCTTTTCCTTCAGCGAA includes:
- a CDS encoding disulfide oxidoreductase; its protein translation is MNADKKNTLFLYFAWLVSLTATLGSLYFSEIRGYVPCELCWYQRILMYPLTVFLGIAAYIGDISIKKYVLPLSLTGMVVSGYHYLIQKAPSLAPLTPCTEGVPCNIQYINWFGFITIPFLALLAFSLITILLFLQRK